The following are encoded together in the Roseivirga misakiensis genome:
- a CDS encoding VCBS repeat-containing protein: MRFLKTTLSLSLLVILFGCSTPTDQEKVFNKLTPQASGVSFTNDLPFDEEFNIYTYRNFYNGGGVAIGDIDNDGLSDIYFTGNLVKNKLYKNLGDLKFEDISEKSGVSGQRAWSTGVSMADVNGDGFLDIYVCNSGDIAGDNKQNELFINNGNGTFSEQAEAYGLADRGFSTHAAFFDYDRDGDLDAYLLNNSYTAIKSFNLRKNERPIRDEVGGDKLYRNDSGKFVDVSEEAGIYGSVIGFGLGVTVGDINDDNWLDIFISNDFFERDYLYINNGDGTFSESLENSMRSISQASMGADMADINNDGKSDIFVTDMLPEPDERLKQVTTFESWDRYDYGVQNGYHHQFIRNMLHMNNGDGTYTEVGRLAGVEATDWSWGALFFDMDNDGFKDLFVANGIYQDITDLDYLNFAADSETKARTIKQDGVDYKALIDPMPVNPIPNYAYKNLGNLAFENKAKEWGLGDPAHSNGSAFGDLDNDGDLDLVVNNVNALSNIFENKTSDNAEKSSYLKFQLTGKDKNTFAIGTKINIRAGDQQFYIEQVPIRGFQSTVDPRPNVGLGALTEVDLVEVTWPDGTKTILNNVTTNQTLALNWADSKAMEAATEETKTTLFTVINAEEVLDFNHEESNFIDFDRDRLTYHMVSNEGPQFASADVNGDGLEDLFIGGAKEQVSAIYIQTTDGKYKKLEQPAFEQHKLSEDVDATFFDMDNDGDQDLMVASGGNEFGLGSIQLADRLYINNGNGLFEAKVDPILSANNWSTGTIIPTDINGDGYMDVFVGSRLRPFLYGVSAPSFIFLNNKKGGFENATNELAPMLNDLGMVTSATWSDIDQDGDSDLVVVGEWMMPTVLLNNNGKFEDISSKSNLANHRGWYNKVHTADLDNDGDDDFILGNHGLNSRFRASATEPIKLYVNDFDQNGSAEQIFTRTIDGKNLPYTLKHELQMQIPAIKKRYLKYEAFRDQTIEDIFTPDQLEKAVVSEVNDLASMIMMNNGDGTFEIVKMPLEAQLSPIYAVSTNDFNNDGNLDILLGGNLHRVKPQVGKYDANYGVVLLGDGKGNFKTLDKNETGLSISGEVRDFKVQTLNGEKYLLIAMNNEPVKAYKF; the protein is encoded by the coding sequence ATGAGATTCTTAAAAACAACCCTTTCTCTTAGTCTTTTGGTGATTCTATTCGGATGCTCAACCCCCACTGATCAGGAGAAAGTATTTAACAAGTTGACGCCACAGGCATCAGGTGTCTCTTTTACGAATGACCTTCCTTTTGATGAGGAATTCAATATTTACACCTACCGAAATTTCTACAATGGCGGAGGAGTAGCTATTGGAGACATAGACAATGACGGTCTAAGCGATATCTACTTCACGGGAAACTTAGTAAAGAACAAACTTTACAAGAATTTAGGAGACTTAAAGTTTGAAGACATCAGTGAAAAATCGGGTGTATCAGGTCAAAGAGCTTGGAGCACAGGAGTGAGTATGGCCGATGTAAACGGCGACGGATTTCTAGACATATACGTTTGTAATTCCGGCGATATAGCTGGTGATAACAAGCAAAACGAGCTCTTCATCAACAACGGAAACGGTACATTTTCAGAACAAGCGGAAGCCTATGGACTAGCCGATAGAGGATTTTCGACGCATGCCGCATTCTTTGATTATGACAGAGACGGAGACTTAGATGCTTACCTCCTCAACAACTCTTACACAGCCATCAAAAGCTTTAATCTTAGGAAAAATGAGCGACCAATTCGCGATGAAGTTGGTGGAGACAAATTATATAGAAACGATAGTGGGAAATTTGTCGATGTTAGTGAAGAAGCAGGAATTTATGGTAGTGTTATAGGCTTTGGACTCGGGGTGACCGTTGGTGATATCAATGACGATAACTGGCTCGATATTTTTATTTCCAATGACTTCTTCGAAAGAGATTACCTATACATAAACAATGGCGATGGCACATTCTCAGAGTCATTAGAAAATAGCATGCGCTCCATAAGTCAAGCCTCTATGGGGGCTGATATGGCCGACATTAACAATGATGGCAAATCAGATATTTTCGTTACCGATATGCTACCTGAGCCAGACGAAAGGTTAAAGCAAGTCACAACTTTTGAAAGCTGGGATCGCTACGATTATGGTGTCCAAAACGGCTACCACCATCAGTTTATTCGAAATATGCTGCACATGAACAATGGTGATGGAACCTACACAGAAGTAGGTAGACTAGCTGGTGTGGAGGCGACTGACTGGAGCTGGGGAGCATTGTTCTTTGATATGGATAACGATGGCTTCAAAGACCTTTTCGTGGCCAATGGAATTTACCAAGACATCACCGACCTGGATTATTTAAATTTTGCGGCGGATAGTGAAACAAAAGCCAGAACCATCAAACAAGATGGCGTTGACTATAAGGCATTAATTGACCCTATGCCTGTAAATCCGATACCAAATTATGCCTACAAAAATCTCGGAAATCTGGCTTTTGAAAACAAAGCAAAAGAGTGGGGATTAGGAGATCCAGCCCACTCCAATGGATCGGCCTTTGGTGATCTTGATAACGATGGTGATTTGGATCTGGTCGTTAATAACGTTAATGCGCTTTCTAATATTTTCGAAAACAAAACCTCGGATAATGCCGAAAAGAGCAGCTATTTGAAATTCCAATTAACAGGGAAAGACAAGAATACCTTTGCCATCGGCACCAAGATAAATATTCGAGCAGGCGACCAACAATTTTACATTGAGCAAGTACCAATCAGAGGATTTCAGTCAACAGTAGATCCGCGACCAAATGTTGGCTTAGGAGCATTAACTGAAGTGGATTTAGTAGAAGTTACTTGGCCTGATGGTACTAAAACCATCTTGAATAATGTGACAACCAATCAAACATTAGCCCTGAATTGGGCAGATTCAAAAGCAATGGAAGCTGCAACCGAAGAGACTAAAACGACTCTCTTTACAGTCATAAATGCCGAAGAAGTACTTGACTTTAACCATGAAGAAAGCAACTTCATTGACTTTGACCGAGACAGGCTTACCTATCACATGGTTTCTAACGAAGGCCCCCAATTTGCCAGTGCTGATGTGAACGGAGATGGACTTGAAGACCTATTCATTGGCGGCGCAAAAGAACAAGTGAGTGCCATATATATACAAACCACCGATGGGAAATATAAGAAGCTAGAACAACCAGCTTTTGAGCAACACAAACTTTCCGAAGATGTAGATGCAACGTTCTTCGACATGGATAACGACGGAGACCAAGACCTAATGGTGGCTAGTGGAGGCAACGAATTCGGATTGGGCTCCATACAGTTGGCAGATAGGTTATACATCAACAATGGCAACGGACTTTTTGAAGCCAAAGTAGACCCGATACTATCGGCCAATAATTGGAGTACTGGTACCATCATTCCAACCGACATAAATGGCGATGGCTATATGGACGTATTCGTGGGCTCGCGATTAAGACCATTCTTATACGGCGTTTCTGCCCCAAGCTTTATCTTCTTAAATAACAAAAAGGGAGGGTTTGAAAATGCTACCAATGAATTGGCACCCATGCTCAATGATTTAGGAATGGTCACCAGTGCAACTTGGAGCGATATCGATCAAGATGGAGATAGCGACTTGGTAGTAGTAGGTGAATGGATGATGCCGACGGTGCTGCTAAATAATAATGGAAAATTCGAAGACATATCTTCAAAAAGTAATTTGGCAAATCATAGAGGTTGGTATAACAAGGTCCACACAGCCGACCTAGACAACGACGGTGATGATGACTTTATCTTAGGCAACCACGGTCTAAATTCAAGGTTTAGAGCCTCCGCTACTGAACCTATCAAACTGTACGTCAATGATTTTGATCAAAATGGAAGTGCAGAACAGATATTTACAAGAACGATCGACGGAAAAAATCTGCCTTACACCTTGAAACACGAGCTGCAAATGCAGATTCCGGCCATTAAAAAGCGCTACCTGAAATACGAGGCATTTAGAGATCAAACAATCGAGGATATTTTCACACCAGATCAGTTAGAAAAAGCTGTTGTTTCCGAAGTGAACGATCTAGCGAGTATGATCATGATGAATAATGGTGACGGTACATTCGAAATCGTTAAAATGCCCCTCGAGGCGCAGCTCTCTCCTATTTATGCTGTGAGCACCAATGACTTTAACAACGACGGGAACCTTGATATACTCCTTGGTGGCAACTTGCACAGAGTTAAGCCACAAGTTGGGAAATACGATGCCAACTATGGCGTGGTCTTACTGGGCGATGGAAAAGGAAACTTTAAAACGTTGGATAAAAACGAAACTGGTTTGTCCATTTCAGGAGAAGTAAGAGACTTTAAAGTACAGACTTTAAATGGCGAAAAGTACTTGTTGATCGCGATGAATAACGAGCCTGTCAAAGCCTATAAGTTTTAG
- a CDS encoding RagB/SusD family nutrient uptake outer membrane protein — protein MIKYTKTTALLLAMLFIVAACEEPEQEIFDGITPEELAQSTDPALIDVLKASAYRRIIGTWGGHNSLWSMQEVASDELVIAHKGADWEDGGQWLRTHRHEYVPTEEAINNGWDYCYAAVGDINLLINQNPNVTALVAELKVLRALIYYWLIDAYGNVPIITEDDTDPTPPTRSRADVFTFIENSIIDNIGELSTDNTKTTLNQWSARMILAKLYLNAEVYTGTARWTDAETQIDLIINGGVFSLENNFFSNFTTNNEGSSENILTLPYDENNAGGFNIAQMTGHYQTQATFDLQESPWNGYASLEEFYNAYEDNDARKSGFLAGPQFASDGSRLTDDNAEANDPDGADLTFTPEINELAPNSLRQAGVRVGKWEYRSGATQSLSNDFSLFRYSDVLLMKAEVMHRAGNSTGALVYVNQVRQRAGADPLTTLTDEILLAERGRELFAEGHRRSDLIRFGAYNGTWWEKPASDATRNIFPIPQNQIDANADLVQNPGY, from the coding sequence ATGATAAAATATACTAAAACGACTGCCCTCCTACTAGCCATGCTATTCATAGTAGCTGCTTGTGAGGAGCCTGAGCAGGAGATCTTCGACGGTATTACACCGGAAGAACTCGCGCAAAGTACCGATCCAGCGTTGATCGATGTACTTAAAGCATCTGCTTACCGTAGGATTATCGGTACATGGGGAGGTCATAACTCTCTATGGTCTATGCAAGAAGTAGCATCTGACGAATTAGTTATTGCCCATAAAGGTGCTGACTGGGAAGATGGTGGACAGTGGCTTAGAACTCACAGACACGAATATGTGCCTACTGAGGAAGCTATTAACAACGGATGGGATTACTGCTATGCTGCAGTAGGTGATATCAACTTGTTGATTAACCAAAATCCAAACGTAACTGCGCTTGTAGCTGAGCTTAAAGTGTTGAGAGCATTAATCTACTACTGGTTAATTGATGCTTACGGTAACGTTCCTATCATCACCGAAGATGATACGGATCCAACGCCTCCAACACGTTCTAGAGCTGATGTATTCACTTTTATTGAGAATTCAATTATCGATAACATTGGTGAATTATCTACTGATAACACGAAGACAACTCTAAATCAGTGGTCTGCTAGAATGATCTTAGCAAAACTTTACTTAAATGCTGAGGTTTATACAGGAACAGCAAGATGGACAGATGCGGAAACTCAAATTGACTTAATCATCAACGGTGGTGTGTTTAGTTTAGAGAATAACTTCTTCTCAAACTTTACTACTAACAACGAAGGTTCAAGCGAAAATATCTTGACTTTACCATATGATGAAAACAATGCTGGTGGATTTAACATTGCTCAAATGACTGGTCACTACCAGACTCAAGCAACTTTCGATCTACAAGAATCTCCATGGAATGGATATGCTTCCTTGGAAGAATTCTACAATGCATATGAAGACAATGATGCTCGTAAATCTGGATTCCTAGCAGGTCCTCAGTTTGCTTCTGATGGTTCTCGTTTAACTGACGACAACGCTGAGGCAAATGACCCTGATGGAGCAGACCTTACTTTTACTCCAGAAATCAACGAATTAGCACCTAACTCTTTAAGACAAGCGGGTGTTAGAGTTGGTAAGTGGGAATACAGAAGCGGAGCAACTCAAAGTTTGAGTAACGATTTCTCTTTATTCAGATATTCAGACGTTTTATTAATGAAAGCTGAAGTAATGCACAGAGCTGGAAACAGTACCGGAGCATTGGTTTACGTAAATCAAGTAAGACAAAGAGCTGGAGCGGACCCATTAACTACACTGACTGACGAGATTCTTCTTGCAGAAAGAGGTAGAGAATTATTCGCTGAAGGACACAGAAGATCTGATTTAATTAGATTCGGTGCTTACAACGGAACATGGTGGGAGAAACCTGCATCTGATGCAACTAGAAACATCTTCCCTATTCCGCAAAATCAAATTGATGCTAACGCAGATTTGGTACAAAACCCAGGTTATTAA
- a CDS encoding VCBS repeat-containing protein codes for MSSKASGITFENRLEYTEKLNAYTYKNFYNGAGVAIGDINNDGLSDIYFSGNLVDNKLYLNKGNLEFEDISISAGVDCPNIWSSGVSMADVNGDGFLDIFVCKSGPLGGEKRYNQLFINNGDLTFTDMAKSYGVDEIGLSIHSAFFDYDRDGDLDFYLLNNSTRSVGAYDLRKDQREKRDPNGGNKLYRNDGDHFTDVSEEAGIYGSAIGFGLGVTIADVNQDNWPDIFVSNDFFERDYLYLNNQDGTFKEALENMINETSMGSMGADIADLNEDGFPEIYVTEMLPKTNDRVKTKTLFESWDKYQANLASGYHHQFTRNTLQQNIGTNPDNPKEVVFSEVGRLKGVHATDWSWGALLFDYDNDGKSDIFVANGVYKDLTDQDYINFYANNTLAFEQYRDDSLIVTKLLDAIPTVPLANHLFKNQGDFNFQDQAVQSGLKDKVFSNGAAYGDLDNDGDLELVVNNINSPAILYENKTNENTTNNYLKIEFEPSESHSLFGTKVKVVTGNLSQTKEYHPVKGYMSSMDHLLHFGIGEKTTIDKIEIVWPDDTRSTLKEVKGNQQLTVSQKELPASKPTTGKTQKPLFQKTTFADPIYHKENQFSDFDRDRLLFQMSSNEGPAAAVGDVNNDGLDDFYLGGAKGKNGTLFIQNEKGELNATSPFENNALSEDTDATFVDIDNDNDLDLLVASGGYEYGANDPSFRDRIYLNDGKGNFQRLDWTKFTAVSESSSFLKPIDFDADGDLDLIAGTRSIPFAYGVPGSIHLYENKNNQFTEVLGQEVGVFKALGMLTDAEVADIDADGDEDIVVLGEWMPIIIFTNTNGKFTKTELPNTEGLWHDISLSDLNNDGRLDIIGGNHGNNSRLKADADHPLRMYINDFDKNGSIEQIVTQFEGDKSYPITLLPDLVKQLPGLRKKYVKHESYKDQTITDIFEAVSLENSITLSAKMLETTAFIQDENGGFNSISLPNEVQFSQVFAILPTDINGDGAIDLILGGNQTRMKPEMGINNASYGLTLLNDGNGQFKALKPSESGILVKDDTRQIQKINLGGQAIYLFVRNNAKSIGYKKIEE; via the coding sequence GTGAGTTCTAAGGCTTCTGGAATCACCTTTGAAAACCGTCTGGAATACACGGAGAAACTCAATGCGTATACTTACAAAAATTTCTACAATGGAGCTGGTGTTGCCATTGGTGACATCAATAATGACGGGCTATCGGACATCTACTTTTCCGGGAACCTTGTAGACAACAAGCTGTACTTAAACAAAGGAAACTTAGAATTTGAAGATATTTCCATATCCGCTGGGGTTGATTGTCCGAATATTTGGTCTAGCGGAGTATCCATGGCCGATGTAAATGGCGATGGATTTCTAGACATATTCGTCTGTAAGTCAGGACCACTAGGTGGCGAAAAACGTTACAACCAACTTTTTATAAACAACGGTGATCTTACCTTCACCGATATGGCCAAATCTTACGGTGTAGATGAAATAGGCCTTTCAATTCACTCCGCATTTTTTGACTATGACCGCGATGGTGATTTAGATTTCTACTTATTAAATAACAGCACAAGATCAGTTGGCGCCTACGACTTAAGAAAAGATCAAAGAGAAAAAAGAGACCCAAATGGTGGAAATAAACTTTATAGAAATGATGGAGACCATTTCACAGATGTAAGTGAAGAGGCAGGTATTTATGGAAGTGCGATCGGCTTTGGTTTAGGAGTAACTATAGCTGATGTAAATCAAGACAACTGGCCTGACATATTTGTGTCAAACGACTTTTTCGAACGTGACTACCTATATCTCAATAATCAAGATGGCACCTTTAAAGAAGCTTTAGAAAACATGATTAATGAGACCAGTATGGGTTCAATGGGTGCTGATATCGCCGATTTGAATGAAGACGGGTTTCCAGAAATCTATGTCACAGAAATGCTGCCCAAAACGAACGATCGGGTAAAGACAAAAACCCTTTTCGAAAGCTGGGATAAATATCAAGCGAACCTAGCCAGTGGATATCACCATCAGTTTACAAGAAATACACTACAACAAAACATTGGAACAAACCCAGACAATCCAAAAGAAGTAGTTTTCAGTGAAGTGGGTAGGTTGAAAGGAGTTCATGCCACAGATTGGAGCTGGGGAGCGCTACTATTCGACTATGATAACGATGGCAAATCAGACATTTTTGTAGCGAATGGAGTATACAAAGACCTAACTGATCAAGATTATATCAATTTTTACGCTAATAACACGTTAGCCTTTGAGCAATACCGAGATGATAGTCTAATCGTCACAAAGCTTTTAGATGCCATTCCGACTGTACCTTTGGCAAATCACCTGTTTAAAAACCAAGGAGACTTCAACTTTCAAGATCAAGCAGTTCAAAGCGGATTAAAAGATAAAGTCTTTTCCAACGGGGCAGCCTATGGCGATTTAGACAATGATGGAGACCTTGAATTGGTCGTGAATAACATCAATAGCCCAGCAATTCTCTACGAGAATAAGACCAACGAAAACACAACAAACAACTACCTAAAAATTGAATTTGAGCCAAGTGAGTCTCACAGCCTTTTTGGTACTAAAGTTAAAGTCGTGACAGGCAACCTTAGCCAAACCAAAGAATATCATCCTGTAAAAGGCTATATGTCATCCATGGATCACCTATTACATTTCGGTATAGGCGAAAAAACGACTATTGACAAAATTGAAATTGTTTGGCCAGATGATACAAGGTCAACCCTAAAAGAAGTTAAAGGAAACCAGCAACTTACCGTCTCCCAAAAGGAATTGCCAGCTTCCAAACCAACTACTGGAAAAACACAGAAACCTCTTTTTCAGAAAACGACTTTTGCAGATCCAATCTATCATAAAGAAAATCAGTTTTCAGATTTCGATCGTGACCGTTTATTATTTCAGATGAGCTCTAACGAAGGACCAGCAGCTGCCGTTGGTGATGTTAACAACGACGGATTGGATGATTTTTATCTTGGTGGTGCAAAAGGTAAAAACGGCACCCTCTTTATCCAAAATGAAAAAGGTGAGTTAAATGCTACCTCCCCTTTTGAAAACAACGCCTTATCGGAAGATACTGACGCTACCTTTGTCGACATTGATAATGACAATGACCTTGATCTATTAGTAGCCAGTGGTGGTTATGAATATGGTGCAAATGACCCTTCTTTCCGGGATCGAATTTACCTCAATGATGGCAAAGGAAATTTCCAACGACTGGATTGGACAAAGTTCACAGCAGTAAGTGAAAGTTCTAGTTTTCTAAAACCAATTGACTTCGATGCTGATGGCGACTTGGATTTAATTGCAGGAACCCGAAGCATCCCTTTTGCCTATGGCGTACCAGGAAGCATTCATCTATACGAAAACAAAAACAACCAGTTCACCGAAGTCCTCGGTCAAGAAGTAGGCGTTTTTAAAGCGCTAGGAATGCTTACAGACGCCGAAGTAGCAGATATTGATGCCGATGGAGATGAGGACATCGTTGTATTAGGAGAATGGATGCCAATCATCATATTTACTAATACCAATGGGAAATTTACCAAAACGGAATTACCAAATACCGAAGGACTTTGGCATGATATAAGCCTATCAGACCTCAATAATGATGGACGTTTGGACATTATAGGCGGCAATCATGGAAATAATAGTCGGCTTAAAGCGGATGCTGATCACCCATTGAGAATGTACATTAACGACTTCGATAAAAATGGAAGCATCGAGCAAATAGTAACTCAATTTGAAGGAGATAAGTCCTACCCCATCACTTTATTGCCAGATTTAGTCAAGCAATTACCAGGTTTGAGGAAGAAATACGTGAAACACGAAAGCTATAAAGACCAAACCATAACAGATATTTTCGAAGCCGTATCCCTAGAAAACTCCATTACGCTGAGCGCAAAAATGCTGGAAACGACCGCTTTCATTCAAGACGAAAACGGAGGCTTCAACAGCATCAGTCTTCCAAACGAAGTACAGTTTTCACAGGTTTTCGCCATACTTCCGACCGATATTAATGGAGACGGCGCCATAGATTTGATTTTGGGTGGAAACCAGACTAGAATGAAGCCCGAAATGGGTATCAATAATGCCTCATATGGCTTAACTTTACTCAACGATGGCAATGGACAATTCAAAGCCCTAAAGCCATCTGAATCAGGTATTTTGGTAAAAGACGATACCCGTCAAATCCAAAAGATTAATCTGGGTGGACAAGCGATATATTTATTTGTCAGAAACAATGCAAAAAGTATTGGCTACAAAAAAATTGAAGAATGA